From a region of the Acinetobacter larvae genome:
- the cysE gene encoding serine O-acetyltransferase: protein MLKQLKEDIQAVFARDPAARNSFEVLSTYPGIHALMMHRVAHRLWRKECKTSARILSSFNRMVTGIEIHPGAEIGKRFFIDHGMGVVIGETAKIGDDVTLYHGVTLGGTTWNKGKRHPTLEDGVVVGAGAKILGPFTVGAGAKIGSNAVVTKAVPAGATAVGNPARFILKEQAKDQIKEQAKDHISEQVKDANRAPCPTVSPIPHTAEQHAAEQQRRDYAASIGFEPYAATHDLSDPVLQGLAVLLDRLHSNERQIQFLCQRLSQLDPSFQQDDPEKLTAAEHDILENLRRECQAQNSSSP, encoded by the coding sequence ATGCTCAAACAGCTGAAAGAAGATATTCAAGCCGTATTTGCACGTGACCCAGCGGCACGTAACAGCTTTGAAGTCCTAAGTACTTATCCTGGCATTCACGCCTTGATGATGCACCGTGTCGCGCATCGACTATGGCGTAAAGAATGTAAAACCTCTGCACGGATATTATCTTCATTCAATCGCATGGTCACGGGCATTGAGATTCATCCTGGTGCTGAAATCGGTAAACGCTTTTTTATCGATCACGGTATGGGTGTGGTGATTGGTGAAACAGCAAAAATTGGTGATGATGTCACGTTGTATCATGGGGTTACCCTTGGTGGCACCACATGGAATAAAGGCAAACGCCATCCTACGCTAGAAGATGGTGTGGTCGTTGGTGCGGGGGCTAAAATCCTCGGTCCCTTTACCGTTGGCGCAGGGGCGAAGATTGGTTCCAATGCCGTCGTCACCAAAGCCGTGCCTGCCGGTGCAACAGCCGTGGGCAACCCAGCGCGTTTCATTCTCAAAGAACAAGCCAAAGATCAGATCAAAGAACAAGCCAAAGACCACATCAGCGAGCAGGTCAAAGACGCAAACCGGGCCCCTTGCCCCACAGTCTCGCCAATTCCCCATACTGCGGAACAACATGCGGCGGAGCAACAACGTCGAGATTATGCGGCCAGTATTGGTTTTGAACCTTATGCAGCAACCCACGATTTGTCTGACCCAGTCTTGCAAGGTTTAGCGGTATTACTCGATCGTCTACACAGCAATGAACGACAAATCCAATTTTTATGCCAACGCTTAAGCCAGCTAGACCCCAGTTTTCAGCAAGATGACCCAGAAAAACTCACTGCTGCAGAGCATGATATTTTGGAAAACTTACGCCGTGAATGTCAGGCACAAAATAGCTCCAGCCCTTAA
- a CDS encoding ABUW_2363 family tetratricopeptide repeat lipoprotein yields the protein MTLKPLALTLLAASLLSACNAPSISKHTPTNNNDPIVFTEPDLSPPFYALNPFDYDQPPVFELELVKAAAAPVQKMEVTDPSGKKIILETNKLIIPTINSNSRNIKYAVLAGQNEIDITAIDDFLQMVEGKARHYPPNFTDRQERYGFESKLKEVSAELDQLAGRPNASFDVLIRAFKASILGRNLDLGPAYTTKSLNYAQRILKMNKDDPEANLWFGFSLSEGGGQREAIPYLDRAMKAGVQEAYLSAANNYIYMEQKKNAIQTLKNYKVKYPSEAEVVDRLLSEIDKKGRYNVWQVLKN from the coding sequence ATGACTCTAAAGCCCTTGGCATTGACATTACTCGCAGCATCCCTGCTTTCTGCCTGTAATGCCCCAAGTATTAGCAAACACACGCCAACCAATAACAACGACCCTATCGTTTTTACTGAGCCTGATTTATCTCCTCCGTTCTATGCACTGAATCCATTTGATTATGATCAACCGCCTGTGTTTGAACTTGAATTGGTAAAAGCTGCCGCAGCGCCGGTCCAAAAAATGGAAGTGACTGATCCTAGTGGTAAAAAAATCATTCTAGAGACCAATAAGTTAATTATCCCCACCATCAATAGCAACAGCCGCAACATAAAATATGCTGTTTTGGCGGGTCAAAATGAAATCGACATTACTGCGATTGATGACTTCTTACAAATGGTTGAAGGCAAAGCACGTCATTACCCACCAAATTTCACCGATCGTCAAGAACGCTATGGTTTTGAAAGTAAATTAAAAGAAGTCTCTGCTGAACTCGATCAATTGGCTGGACGCCCGAATGCATCATTTGATGTGTTAATTCGTGCATTCAAAGCCAGCATCTTAGGGCGTAACCTAGACTTAGGCCCAGCTTATACCACCAAGTCGTTGAACTATGCTCAGCGGATCTTAAAAATGAACAAAGATGATCCTGAAGCCAATTTATGGTTCGGTTTCTCGTTGTCTGAAGGTGGTGGTCAGCGTGAAGCGATTCCTTATTTAGATCGTGCAATGAAAGCAGGTGTACAAGAAGCATATCTGTCTGCTGCCAATAACTACATCTATATGGAACAAAAGAAAAATGCGATTCAGACTTTAAAAAATTATAAAGTCAAATATCCATCCGAGGCAGAAGTCGTCGACCGTCTATTGAGTGAAATCGATAAAAAAGGTCGCTATAACGTCTGGCAAGTGCTTAAAAACTAA
- a CDS encoding efflux transporter outer membrane subunit — protein sequence MKYSVIQLSIVLSGSMLLSACQSSLELKPADYVVPSIDSAQRYKYADLNWVSSADVVTEGDWWQLYQDPVLSQLMQQLNQDNLSLQQAQARYRSAAALLDAERARRSARIDVTGDAKRSGVKHQGADNQFSAGIQASWVPDLWGRVAKAIEGQQANLIAAAADLAAIRLNQQLLAADAYWNIRTLDLRLAVLDQTAKSYQRSVTILNNQYQAGFIARADVIQAETQAKQVAIQQTELQRERSLQENVLAVLLGQAVVDFQLNRSAYQFKLPQIPQQIPSRILSQRPDVIRAERQLAALHAELGLAQTAWLPDVNIGVNAALNSTTFSHLLQSPNYLWSVGLSTVANIFDAGKRQADIAQAEANYQEKLAAYKQSILTGWQEVEDALLRSSSLAQQAQQQQQLLDLAIENEGVVTRRYQAGLVSYLEVVTAQNLRLNNEQQSLQLQQQQMHNTVQLLAALGTGWTQ from the coding sequence ATGAAATATTCAGTAATTCAGCTCAGTATTGTACTGAGTGGCAGCATGTTATTGAGCGCATGTCAATCGAGTTTAGAGCTTAAGCCCGCCGACTATGTTGTGCCCAGCATCGACAGCGCACAACGCTATAAATATGCCGATTTAAATTGGGTGTCGAGTGCGGATGTGGTCACTGAGGGGGATTGGTGGCAGCTCTACCAAGATCCAGTGCTCAGTCAGTTGATGCAACAGCTTAATCAGGACAACCTGAGTTTACAACAAGCTCAGGCGCGTTATCGTTCGGCGGCTGCATTGCTCGATGCTGAGCGCGCGCGACGCTCGGCACGTATTGATGTAACCGGCGATGCGAAGCGCAGTGGCGTCAAACACCAAGGCGCAGATAATCAATTTAGTGCTGGCATTCAAGCCAGTTGGGTACCCGATTTGTGGGGGCGCGTTGCCAAAGCGATTGAGGGGCAACAAGCCAATCTCATCGCTGCAGCGGCAGATCTCGCTGCGATTCGCTTAAATCAGCAATTACTTGCCGCAGATGCGTATTGGAATATACGGACTTTGGACTTACGTTTGGCGGTGCTTGATCAAACTGCTAAAAGTTATCAACGTTCAGTCACGATTTTAAATAACCAATACCAAGCGGGTTTTATTGCCCGTGCCGATGTGATTCAAGCCGAAACGCAGGCCAAACAAGTTGCTATTCAACAAACTGAATTACAGCGTGAGCGCAGCTTGCAGGAAAACGTTTTGGCTGTATTGTTAGGGCAAGCTGTGGTTGATTTTCAGTTGAATCGCAGTGCTTACCAATTTAAATTGCCACAGATTCCACAGCAAATTCCGAGTCGTATCTTGAGTCAACGCCCAGATGTGATTCGGGCTGAACGACAATTGGCGGCGCTCCATGCCGAATTAGGCTTAGCACAAACTGCATGGTTACCCGATGTCAATATTGGGGTGAATGCTGCGCTGAATAGCACCACGTTCAGCCACTTATTACAATCGCCGAATTATCTATGGTCGGTTGGTTTAAGTACCGTAGCCAATATTTTTGATGCTGGTAAACGCCAAGCTGACATCGCGCAAGCTGAGGCAAATTATCAAGAAAAACTTGCAGCGTATAAACAGAGCATCTTGACCGGATGGCAAGAGGTTGAGGATGCCTTGCTGCGTTCATCAAGCTTAGCGCAGCAAGCACAACAACAGCAGCAGTTATTGGATTTGGCAATTGAAAATGAGGGGGTGGTCACACGCCGTTATCAGGCGGGCTTGGTGAGTTATTTGGAAGTGGTGACTGCTCAGAATCTGCGTTTAAACAATGAACAGCAGAGCTTACAATTGCAACAGCAGCAAATGCACAATACGGTACAGCTTCTGGCGGCATTAGGCACGGGTTGGACGCAGTAA
- a CDS encoding efflux RND transporter permease subunit, whose translation MNFIATFIQRPIASFLLGVAIILLGILAYFRLPVAALPVADIPTIVVQASLPGASPESMSATVATPLERAMMGVSGVKAINSSSNQNSTQVVLHFDLKTDINEAAREVQAAINAAMSQLPSGMPSPPQYFKINPSQKAIYYLALSSKNLSAAKLYEIASHQLQPNLAQIRGVGKVSVDGASMPAVRITLNPNALISQGVSLEQVREALVQSNVIQALGVVELEQTRWQVELSANLKDADDFAELVVVQRPNAAVRLKDIAQVEDSVENRYVNGYHNGKPAVILGISRQPNANTVATIDEINKRLPSLRSLIPADAELTVVMDGSNVIRSSLDEARHTLLFSMLLVIVVVALMLGRLQSAIIPTIAMGVTLIGVCALIYLAGFSLNNLSIMAIIVATGLVVDDAIVVLENIERNIEQGLQPLAAALQGIREVGFTLIAMNLALIVIFISVLFMGGVIERLFREFSLTLVFVVCTSVFVSLILTPSLSARFLKPLSAYQHQRLYRSSHALLQALTDRYMRSLRWITKHSYVVVVCWIAAMSASVYLYNTLPKRVLPEQDTGRVEGFIRGDDGFSFQVMQPKIYAFNQYLLTDPAVQDVIGIAGGETGLTNSFFMVSLKPKAERDSLSTHEVVERIKRNAPWQAGSVFSARVVQDLQLDDPFGSANAQEYLLLLQSDDVTLLRQWVPKVAEAMKTLPELEEVETQGDEGAQHVVLDIDREAAKRLGVDLSSIASVLNNSFSQRQISTIYDQTNQFHVVMEIDKHFTEHPESLADVRVPNLTGGFVPLNNFATWSYGISNDRVHRRNQYAAMGIGYVVKDGYSYEQADAAIRSILPDLMLPNQIFITTDRDAESESLQTGLSTPMLIVAVIILIFIVLGVTYESVVHPFTILSTIPAAAVGALLILWLFNIHFTLIALLGMFLLIGIVVKNAILLIDFALLQQRAGKSSVEAVLSAARLRFRPILMTNAAALLGAIPLALSWGEGAEMRQPLGVVIVGGLILGQLLTLYTTPIMFLIFENIAQRSKKLLRKPQPLQRD comes from the coding sequence TTGAACTTTATCGCGACCTTTATTCAGCGTCCAATCGCCAGCTTCTTATTGGGCGTGGCTATTATTTTATTAGGGATTTTGGCTTATTTCAGACTTCCTGTGGCGGCTTTACCGGTAGCAGATATTCCAACCATTGTGGTGCAGGCGAGTCTGCCTGGTGCCAGCCCCGAGAGTATGTCGGCGACGGTGGCAACGCCTTTGGAGCGCGCCATGATGGGCGTGTCTGGGGTCAAAGCGATTAATTCCTCCAGTAACCAGAACTCGACTCAGGTGGTGCTACATTTTGACTTAAAAACCGATATCAATGAAGCAGCACGTGAAGTGCAGGCTGCCATTAATGCCGCGATGTCGCAGTTGCCCTCGGGGATGCCCAGCCCACCGCAATACTTTAAGATCAATCCCAGTCAAAAGGCGATTTATTATCTGGCATTGAGTTCCAAAAACTTATCTGCAGCCAAATTATATGAAATCGCCAGCCATCAGTTACAACCCAATTTGGCACAAATTCGCGGTGTGGGCAAAGTCAGTGTAGATGGTGCATCTATGCCTGCGGTACGCATTACCCTCAATCCCAATGCGTTGATTTCACAAGGTGTCTCTTTGGAGCAAGTGCGAGAGGCGCTGGTGCAAAGTAATGTCATTCAAGCCTTGGGCGTGGTGGAGCTGGAGCAAACACGCTGGCAGGTTGAATTATCTGCCAACTTAAAAGATGCCGATGACTTTGCCGAATTGGTGGTGGTACAACGTCCCAATGCGGCAGTACGTTTAAAGGATATTGCACAAGTTGAAGATTCGGTTGAAAACCGCTACGTCAATGGCTATCACAATGGTAAACCCGCGGTGATCTTAGGGATCAGCCGACAACCCAATGCCAATACAGTTGCCACCATTGATGAAATTAATAAACGTTTGCCGAGTCTGAGAAGCCTAATTCCTGCCGATGCTGAATTGACCGTGGTCATGGATGGTTCCAATGTAATTCGGTCCAGTTTGGATGAAGCACGGCATACTTTGTTATTTTCTATGTTGTTGGTGATTGTGGTCGTGGCTTTGATGTTGGGGCGTTTGCAAAGTGCCATTATTCCAACCATCGCCATGGGCGTTACCCTCATCGGTGTTTGTGCTTTGATTTATTTGGCAGGTTTTTCCCTTAATAATCTGTCGATTATGGCGATTATTGTTGCCACAGGACTGGTGGTGGATGATGCCATTGTGGTGCTGGAAAATATAGAACGTAATATTGAGCAAGGGCTTCAACCCTTGGCTGCGGCATTGCAAGGCATACGTGAAGTCGGTTTTACCTTGATTGCCATGAACCTAGCTTTGATTGTGATTTTCATTTCAGTGCTGTTTATGGGCGGGGTGATCGAGCGTTTATTCCGCGAGTTTTCGCTGACCTTGGTATTTGTGGTCTGTACCTCGGTATTTGTTTCTTTGATTTTAACCCCAAGTTTATCGGCACGATTTTTAAAGCCCTTGTCGGCCTATCAACATCAAAGGCTGTATCGGTCGAGTCATGCACTGTTACAGGCTTTAACGGATCGCTATATGCGTTCACTACGCTGGATTACCAAACACAGTTATGTGGTGGTGGTCTGCTGGATTGCTGCGATGAGTGCATCGGTCTATCTGTACAATACTTTGCCCAAACGCGTCTTGCCGGAGCAAGATACGGGGCGGGTTGAGGGCTTTATTCGCGGTGATGATGGTTTTTCATTTCAAGTGATGCAGCCGAAAATCTATGCATTTAACCAGTATTTATTGACAGACCCTGCGGTACAGGATGTGATTGGTATTGCTGGGGGCGAAACGGGATTGACCAACTCTTTCTTTATGGTGAGCTTAAAACCCAAGGCAGAACGTGACAGTCTATCGACGCATGAGGTCGTCGAGCGGATTAAACGCAATGCACCTTGGCAAGCCGGTTCAGTCTTCTCTGCGCGCGTGGTGCAGGACTTACAATTGGATGATCCTTTTGGCAGTGCCAATGCCCAAGAATATTTGTTATTGCTACAGTCCGATGATGTGACTTTATTACGTCAGTGGGTGCCTAAAGTTGCAGAGGCGATGAAGACCTTGCCAGAGCTGGAAGAAGTAGAAACCCAAGGCGATGAGGGGGCACAGCATGTGGTGCTGGATATTGACCGTGAAGCCGCGAAGCGCTTGGGTGTAGATTTATCGAGTATTGCGAGTGTGCTGAATAACTCATTTTCACAACGACAGATTTCGACCATTTATGATCAGACCAATCAGTTTCATGTGGTGATGGAAATCGATAAACATTTTACCGAACATCCGGAGTCTTTGGCGGATGTGCGGGTGCCGAATTTGACCGGTGGCTTTGTGCCGTTAAATAACTTTGCTACATGGTCTTATGGCATTAGTAATGATCGTGTGCATCGACGTAATCAGTATGCTGCCATGGGTATTGGTTATGTGGTGAAAGACGGATATAGCTATGAACAGGCGGATGCCGCCATTCGCAGTATCTTGCCTGATTTAATGCTCCCCAATCAGATCTTTATTACCACAGATCGTGATGCAGAGAGTGAAAGCTTACAAACAGGCTTGTCTACACCGATGTTAATTGTGGCGGTGATTATTTTGATCTTTATTGTACTGGGCGTAACTTACGAAAGTGTGGTGCATCCCTTTACCATTTTATCGACCATTCCCGCCGCCGCCGTAGGAGCACTGCTCATTTTATGGTTATTTAATATTCACTTTACCTTAATCGCTTTATTGGGCATGTTCCTCTTGATTGGGATTGTGGTGAAGAATGCCATTTTATTGATTGACTTTGCTTTATTGCAACAGCGCGCAGGAAAGTCCAGTGTCGAAGCCGTGTTGAGTGCGGCAAGATTACGCTTTAGACCCATTTTAATGACCAATGCTGCTGCATTACTTGGGGCAATTCCCTTGGCGTTGAGCTGGGGCGAGGGGGCAGAAATGCGTCAGCCACTGGGTGTTGTGATTGTCGGCGGTTTAATTTTGGGACAGTTACTCACTTTATATACCACACCGATTATGTTTTTAATCTTTGAAAATATCGCACAGCGCAGCAAAAAACTGCTGCGAAAACCGCAGCCACTTCAGCGAGATTAA
- a CDS encoding multidrug efflux RND transporter permease subunit has protein sequence MNISRFFILRPVATTLLMLALLVSGLLVWRMLPVSALPQVDYPIIQVFSFQPGANPDTVQRTITAPLEREMGKISGLKQMSSTSSVGASVITLQFELSAELGVVEQEVQSALSTAGSLLPNDLPTPPIYRKVNPADVPVMTLAISSKSLPLTEVYDMVDTRVAQKLSQLTGVGMVSLAGGQRPAIRVQMNPSALAAYKLSAEDVRSAIRAANANQPKGSFDGPYRSTMLDANDQIRSITDYENLILRWQDSAPIRLKDVAKIIEGSEDRYMAAWADSQSAILVNVQRQPNANVIQVADQIKAILPELQKNLPDNVEIRVLTDRTDSIRSAVKDVQKELVFAVCLVVMVTFLFLRNLSATLIPSIAVPLSIIGTFVLMYFLGFSVNNLTLMALTIATGFVVDDAIVMLENIARHREQGESLLNAALKGAHEIGFTLISLTVSLIAVLIPLLFMGDVVGRLFHEFAVTLAAAIALSLLVSLTLTPMMCAYLLKDQPKSKEQTEQKAASKWNLDAIVNGYGKMLHWVLKHQALTMTVMLSTVVLAGVLYWFIPKGFFPVQDSGVIQVVTEAPDDISFQAMSESQHRLADKILENPAVASLSSFIGVDANNPKLSSGRILINLKPHNERESAEAVMTDLRAKFSQVQGIKGWMQPVQELSIEDKISRTQYQMSVTAPQALQLQQWTPQIVEALREHAEFADVSSEDEGHALQAYIDINRDAAARLGLSIEDISLALQNLFAQRQIATLYTQSNQYRIVLELAPELTQGIEALNQTYIHNKAGETVLLSSVASIAQKRAPIILQQQSQFPANAISFNLAKGVSLGEALAIIQQVEQQLQLPADVQIQLQGAAAAFENSMQHTFWLVVAAIVTMYIVLGMLYESFIHPVTILSTLPSAAIGALLALLILDRPLDMIALIGIILLIGLVKKNGIMMVDFALAAQRNDGLAPEQAIYQAALLRFRPILMTTLAALVGAIPLMLAAGSGAELRQPLGIVMVGGLIVSQVLTLFTTPVVYLFFDRLQTRKKQPDSDQAGVAS, from the coding sequence ATGAATATTTCTCGTTTCTTTATCCTTCGACCTGTTGCCACCACCTTGTTGATGCTGGCGTTGTTGGTCAGTGGTTTGTTGGTCTGGCGGATGCTGCCTGTATCGGCATTGCCACAAGTCGATTATCCTATTATTCAAGTTTTTAGCTTTCAACCTGGTGCCAATCCAGATACGGTGCAGCGTACGATCACCGCACCGCTGGAACGGGAAATGGGGAAAATATCCGGGCTGAAACAGATGTCATCGACCAGTTCGGTTGGGGCTTCTGTCATTACCTTGCAATTTGAGTTGAGCGCTGAGCTGGGCGTGGTCGAGCAAGAAGTACAGTCTGCACTGAGTACCGCTGGTAGTTTACTACCCAATGATTTACCCACACCGCCAATTTACCGTAAGGTCAACCCGGCAGATGTGCCAGTGATGACTTTGGCAATCAGCTCGAAGAGTCTGCCCTTGACCGAAGTCTATGACATGGTTGATACCCGTGTGGCGCAAAAACTATCGCAGTTGACTGGCGTGGGGATGGTCAGTTTGGCGGGGGGGCAGCGCCCTGCGATTCGGGTACAGATGAACCCGAGTGCATTGGCAGCTTATAAGTTGAGTGCCGAAGATGTGCGGAGCGCGATTCGTGCAGCCAATGCCAATCAACCCAAAGGTAGTTTTGATGGACCTTATCGTTCTACCATGCTGGACGCCAATGATCAGATTCGCAGTATTACGGATTATGAAAACTTGATTTTACGCTGGCAAGACAGTGCGCCCATTCGTTTAAAGGATGTGGCTAAAATTATTGAAGGCAGTGAAGACCGTTATATGGCGGCTTGGGCCGATAGTCAGTCTGCGATTTTGGTTAATGTACAACGTCAGCCCAATGCCAACGTGATTCAAGTGGCTGATCAAATCAAAGCGATCTTACCTGAATTGCAGAAAAACTTACCCGACAATGTTGAAATTCGGGTATTAACCGACCGTACCGATAGTATTCGTAGTGCAGTCAAGGATGTACAAAAAGAATTGGTCTTTGCTGTGTGCCTCGTGGTGATGGTGACTTTCTTATTTTTACGTAACTTGTCTGCTACGCTCATTCCAAGTATTGCGGTACCTTTATCGATCATCGGAACCTTTGTACTGATGTATTTCTTGGGTTTCTCAGTCAATAACCTAACCTTAATGGCACTGACCATTGCCACAGGTTTTGTGGTCGATGATGCCATTGTGATGCTGGAAAATATTGCCCGACATCGCGAGCAGGGTGAGAGCTTACTCAATGCCGCGCTTAAGGGGGCACATGAAATTGGTTTCACCTTAATTTCACTCACAGTATCTCTTATTGCGGTTTTGATTCCTTTACTGTTTATGGGTGATGTGGTGGGACGGTTGTTCCATGAGTTTGCCGTCACTCTGGCTGCCGCTATTGCTTTGTCCTTGTTGGTGTCGCTAACGCTCACCCCAATGATGTGTGCTTATTTACTCAAAGATCAGCCTAAGTCCAAAGAACAGACCGAGCAAAAAGCCGCTTCGAAATGGAATCTGGATGCTATAGTCAATGGCTATGGCAAAATGCTGCATTGGGTGCTGAAGCATCAAGCACTGACCATGACGGTGATGCTCAGTACAGTGGTTTTGGCTGGTGTATTGTATTGGTTTATTCCCAAAGGCTTTTTCCCAGTACAAGACAGTGGTGTGATTCAGGTGGTGACTGAAGCACCGGATGATATTTCGTTCCAAGCCATGAGTGAAAGTCAGCATCGTTTAGCCGATAAGATTTTAGAAAATCCTGCCGTGGCTAGTTTGTCGTCTTTTATTGGGGTTGATGCCAATAATCCTAAGCTCAGCAGTGGGCGGATTTTAATTAACTTAAAACCGCATAACGAACGTGAAAGCGCTGAAGCAGTCATGACGGATTTACGCGCTAAATTTAGTCAAGTGCAAGGCATAAAAGGTTGGATGCAACCGGTACAAGAACTGAGTATCGAAGACAAAATCAGTCGTACCCAATACCAAATGAGTGTTACGGCACCGCAAGCGCTACAGTTACAGCAATGGACTCCACAAATTGTCGAGGCTTTGCGTGAACATGCTGAGTTTGCTGATGTGAGCAGTGAGGATGAAGGGCATGCTTTACAGGCTTATATCGATATCAATCGCGATGCGGCAGCGCGATTGGGGCTGAGTATTGAAGACATTAGTTTGGCTTTGCAAAATTTATTTGCACAGCGACAAATCGCTACGCTCTATACCCAGTCTAACCAATATCGTATTGTGTTAGAGCTGGCACCTGAGTTGACCCAAGGCATCGAAGCACTGAATCAGACTTATATTCATAACAAAGCTGGGGAAACGGTGTTATTGAGTTCGGTGGCAAGTATTGCACAAAAGCGTGCACCGATTATTTTACAGCAGCAGTCACAGTTTCCTGCCAATGCCATTTCTTTCAATCTGGCCAAAGGGGTTTCTTTGGGTGAAGCTTTGGCGATCATTCAGCAAGTCGAGCAACAACTGCAATTGCCTGCGGATGTGCAGATACAATTACAAGGTGCGGCTGCTGCATTTGAAAACTCAATGCAACATACCTTCTGGTTGGTGGTGGCAGCCATTGTCACCATGTACATCGTGTTGGGTATGCTATACGAGAGCTTTATTCATCCGGTAACGATTTTGTCGACTTTACCCTCAGCTGCGATTGGTGCGCTGTTGGCATTGCTGATTTTAGATCGACCATTAGACATGATTGCCTTGATTGGGATTATTTTGCTGATTGGTCTGGTCAAAAAGAACGGCATTATGATGGTCGATTTTGCTTTGGCAGCACAGCGCAATGACGGGCTGGCACCGGAGCAAGCCATTTATCAAGCTGCATTGTTGCGTTTCCGCCCGATTTTAATGACCACTTTGGCAGCATTGGTGGGCGCGATTCCCTTGATGCTGGCAGCTGGTTCTGGGGCAGAGTTACGTCAGCCATTGGGCATCGTGATGGTGGGGGGCTTGATTGTGAGTCAGGTCTTGACTTTATTTACCACACCTGTGGTGTATTTGTTCTTTGATCGCTTACAAACACGAAAAAAGCAGCCTGATTCGGATCAAGCGGGAGTCGCCTCTTGA
- a CDS encoding efflux RND transporter periplasmic adaptor subunit, with protein sequence MSEQPLNLEPQTSSRRGKLKWLIAILLLIGLAALAWNYWQKSKAQKPQSYSQWAKPVPVRVTPVVRGDMQLQIKAIGTVVPAQVVNVQSQVSGVLQQLYFQEGQQVNKGQLLAQIDPAPFQVALAQAQGNLQQNIAQLNHAQTELSRYQLLYKQDSIAKQQLDQQQATVNQLKGQIQANQAQVDAAKLQLSYTKIYAPVAGRAGFRQKDVGNLVQANDSTALLSITQVHPIYVQFAVAENYLDVVRAQNKLQALTVSAWDRSESKQLAVGRVQALDNQIDLTTGTLKLKAVFENNDDVLFPNQFVNVRLNAQTIQNAVQVPSDAIQRGAKGDYVYIINKDNKAEIRMLKLGLSSQGKTQVLSGINANERVVLEGIDRLSEGKEAQIVQDDTQTAASAVRTG encoded by the coding sequence ATGAGCGAGCAACCCCTAAACCTTGAACCTCAAACGTCGTCACGTCGTGGCAAACTAAAATGGTTGATTGCCATTTTGTTGCTCATTGGCTTGGCGGCGCTGGCTTGGAATTATTGGCAAAAGTCCAAAGCGCAAAAACCACAAAGTTATAGTCAATGGGCGAAGCCAGTACCTGTTCGGGTGACGCCCGTGGTGCGTGGTGATATGCAATTACAAATCAAGGCTATTGGTACTGTGGTTCCCGCACAAGTGGTCAATGTCCAAAGTCAGGTGTCTGGCGTATTGCAGCAGTTGTATTTTCAAGAAGGTCAGCAGGTCAACAAAGGGCAGCTGCTCGCCCAAATTGATCCAGCACCTTTTCAAGTGGCTTTGGCGCAAGCACAAGGTAATTTGCAGCAAAATATCGCTCAACTCAATCATGCGCAGACTGAATTATCGCGTTATCAACTGTTGTATAAACAAGACTCTATTGCCAAGCAGCAGTTAGATCAACAACAGGCAACCGTCAATCAACTCAAAGGTCAGATTCAGGCCAATCAAGCACAGGTTGATGCAGCCAAGTTACAGCTTTCTTATACCAAGATTTATGCACCTGTTGCGGGGCGTGCAGGCTTTAGACAAAAAGATGTGGGCAACTTGGTACAAGCCAATGACAGCACCGCATTGCTGAGCATTACCCAAGTCCATCCGATTTATGTCCAGTTTGCAGTAGCGGAAAATTACTTAGATGTCGTCCGTGCACAAAATAAATTACAGGCATTAACGGTATCTGCTTGGGATCGTAGTGAAAGCAAACAACTGGCTGTGGGGCGTGTACAAGCTTTAGATAATCAAATTGATTTGACGACGGGGACACTGAAGCTCAAGGCGGTGTTTGAGAATAACGATGATGTGTTATTTCCCAACCAATTTGTCAATGTACGTTTAAATGCGCAAACCATTCAAAATGCCGTTCAGGTTCCGAGTGATGCCATTCAACGCGGTGCCAAAGGCGATTATGTTTATATCATCAATAAAGACAATAAAGCCGAAATCCGCATGTTAAAACTTGGTCTCAGCTCACAAGGGAAAACCCAAGTATTATCAGGGATTAATGCAAATGAACGGGTGGTATTAGAAGGAATCGACCGACTTTCTGAAGGCAAAGAAGCTCAAATTGTACAAGATGATACGCAAACTGCTGCGAGTGCTGTGCGCACCGGATAA